The following proteins are encoded in a genomic region of Arachis ipaensis cultivar K30076 chromosome B02, Araip1.1, whole genome shotgun sequence:
- the LOC107627244 gene encoding uncharacterized protein LOC107627244, with the protein MAKRPVQDHLLLKPFTKNYLVWNRHGEIQPAEPSSIEVQATPYQENPLNTLMNDVFGHHGDEGITGVNDAVIHNGGKDIADERLHEASFDGSEFNEFVRDGNEKLHEGSKCTNLEFIIKLYHINVLCRISDKAMTMILNLLRDTFDGIRLPSSFYLAKQVICKLGLEYTKINACLNDCMLYLDDNSDNVQDTCKYCGISRWSLKKKKKKQAAKVLRYFPLKPRLKRLYMCSKTAEHMQWHNSAPARDGLLRHPRDSQAWKDFNATHTLFAEEPRNVRLGLATDGFNPFGALSSTNSIWPVFLIPYNLPPWMCMNHTSFILSMVIPGRKSPGNKIDVYLQPLIDELEDLWNDGVETFNSSSRNTFRMHASLMWTISDFPGLGMLSGWNTHIGLACPSCNFDFYPCYLRHSSKWCFIGHRRFLGRNHRFRLNRVHFDGSIEERGPPKKLSGVDILEQQQGVETRDQQRKESHSSGKRPRREVKQWNKQSIFFDLLY; encoded by the coding sequence ATGGCAAAGAGACCAGTTCAGGATCACTTGCTCTTAAAGCCGTTTACCAAGAACTATCTTGTTTGGAATCGTCATGGTGAGATACAACCTGCTGAGCCAAGTAGTATAGAAGTGCAAGCGACACCATATCAAGAGAATCCATTAAACACATTAATGAATGATGTATTCGGCCACCATGGGGATGAAGGTATAACGGGAGTGAATGATGCAGTTATACACAATGGAGGCAAAGACATCGCAGATGAAAGATTACATGAAGCCTCTTTTGATGGTAGCGAGTTCAATGAATTTGTAAGAGATGGAAATGAAAAGTTGCACGAGGGCAGTAAATGCACAAATTTAGAGTTTATAATAAAATTGTATCACATAAATGTTTTGTGTAGAATAAGCGATAAAGCCATGACTATGATATTGAACTTGTTGAGAGATACATTTGATGGAATACGGTTGCCTTCTAGTTTTTATTTGGCCAAGCAAGTAATCTGCAAACTTGGCTTGGAATATACCAAGATAAATGCTTGCCTAAATGATTGTATGTTATATCTAGATGACAATTCAGATAACGTACAAGATACATGCAAGTATTGCGGTATATCTAGATGGAGccttaagaaaaaaaagaaaaagcaagctgcAAAAGTTTTGCGATACTTTCCACTGAAGCCAAGGTTAAAAAGATTATATATGTGTAGCAAGACAGCTGAGCACATGCAATGGCATAATTCTGCACCTGCAAGAGATGGATTACTGAGACATCCAAGGGACAGCCAAGCATGGAAGGATTTTAATGCGACGCACACTTTGTTTGCCGAAGAGCCACGAAATGTTCGCTTAGGTCTTGCAACTGATGGTTTTAATCCCTTTGGAGCCTTGAGTTCTACTAATAGCATTTGGCCTGTGTTCCTAATTCCATACAATCTTCCACCTTGGATGTGTATGAATCACACTTCTTTCATCTTATCAATGGTTATTCCAGGAAGGAAGTCTCCGGGAAATAAGATAGATGTGTACTTGCAGCCCCTTATAGATGAATTGGAAGATTTGTGGAATGATGGTGTGGAGACCTTTAACTCATCATCTAGAAACACATTTAGAATGCATGCATCTCTTATGTGGACAATAAGTGATTTTCCTGGGTTAGGTATGCTATCTGGTTGGAACACACACATTGGTTTAGCTTGTCCCTCTTGTAACTTTGATTTTTATCCTTGTTATCTCCGTCATAGTTCTAAATGGTGCTTCATAGGTCATAGACGTTTTTTGGGAAGAAATCATAGATTTAGACTGAATCGTGTTCATTTTGATGGAAGCATAGAGGAGCGTGGTCCACCTAAGAAGTTATCAGGTGTTGACATTCTTGAACAACAACAGGGTGTTGAAACACGAGATCAGCAACGGAAAGAATCTCATAGTAGTGGGAAGAGACCTCGACGAGAAGTCAAGCAGTGGAACAAGCAAAGCATTTTCTTTGATCTTCTGTACTAG
- the LOC107627243 gene encoding late embryogenesis abundant protein 1-like, producing the protein MSSAQQSYNAGQAKAQTEASFQAAKDSASAAADKAQAAYNTTGQAREENKEEAAGFLQQTGEQVKNMAQGAVDTVKHTLGMDKN; encoded by the exons ATGTCAAGTGCCCAACAAAGCTACAATGCAGGCCAAGCTAAg GCCCAAACTGAAGCAAGCTTTCAAGCTGCTAAGGATTCAGCCTCAGCAGCAGCAGATAAGGCTCAAGCGGCTTACAACACCACAGGACAAGCTCGTGAAGAAAATAAAGAGGAAGCTGCTGGTTTCCTCCAACAG ACTGGGGAGCAAGTGAAGAACATGGCTCAAGGTGCTGTAGACACCGTCAAGCATACCCTTGGGATGGACAAAAATTGA